The following proteins come from a genomic window of Plectropomus leopardus isolate mb chromosome 11, YSFRI_Pleo_2.0, whole genome shotgun sequence:
- the nr2f2 gene encoding COUP transcription factor 2 isoform X2, whose translation MAMVVWRGSQDDVADTQGTLSSQTQGGLSIPTPQPGQLNLTASQVAPQTPVQGPPNNTQSTPTNQTTQQSEKQPQHIECVVCGDKSSGKHYGQFTCEGCKSFFKRSVRRNLTYTCRANRNCPIDQHHRNQCQYCRLKKCLKVGMRREAVQRGRVPPTQPHHGQFALTNGDPLHCHSYLSGYISLLLRAEPYPTSRYGSQCMQPNNIMGIENICELAARMLFSAVEWARNIPFFPDLQITDQVALLRLTWSELFVLNAAQCSMPLHVAPLLAAAGLHASPMSADRVVAFMDHIRIFQEQVEKLKALHVDSAEYSCLKAIVLFTTDACGLSDVAHVESLQEKSQCALEEYVRSQYPNQPTRFGKLLLRLPSLRTVSSSVIEQLFFVRLVGKTPIETLIRDMLLSGSSFNWPYMSIQ comes from the exons ATGGCAATGGTAGTGTGGAGAGGCTCCCAGGACGATGTGGCTGACACCCAAGGCACCCTTTCCTCGCAGACCCAAGGAGGACTATCTATACCCACCCCTCAACCAGGCCAGTTGAATCTGACAGCCTCTCAGGTCGCCCCCCAGACTCCGGTCCAAGGACCCCCGAACAACACACAGTCCACGCCGACGAACCAGACGACGCAGCAGTCGGAGAAACAGCCACAGCACATTGAATGTGTGGTCTGTGGGGATAAATCCAGTGGCAAACACTATGGCCAGTTTACTTGCGAGGGGTGCAAAAGCTTCTTCAAACGGAGCGTACGACGGAACCTCACTTACACATGCCGTGCCAACAGGAATTGTCCAATCGACCAACACCACCGCAATCAGTGTCAGTACTGCCGCCTCAAAAAATGCCTCAAAGTCGGCATGAGACGGGAAG CCGTGCAAAGGGGACGGGTGCCACCCACACAGCCACACCACGGTCAGTTCGCCTTGACAAATGGAGACCCACTGCACTGCCATTCCTACTTATCCGGATATATCTCTCTTCTGTTGAGAGCGGAGCCCTACCCGACGTCCCGGTATGGCAGTCAGTGCATGCAACCCAACAACATAATGGGCATCGAGAACATTTGTGAACTAGCAGCCAGGATGCTCTTCAGCGCCGTGGAGTGGGCCAGGAATATTCCCTTCTTTCCAGACCTTCAGATCACCGACCAGGTGGCTCTGCTGAGGTTGACGTGGAGTGAGTTATTTGTGCTCAACGCCGCGCAGTGCTCCATGCCCCTGCATGTGGCTCCACTCCTGGCGGCGGCTGGCCTGCACGCCTCCCCCATGTCTGCGGACAGAGTGGTGGCCTTTATGGACCACATTAGGATCTTTCAAGAACAAGTGGAAAAGCTCAAAGCTTTGCACGTTGACTCTGCTGAATATAGCTGCTTAAAGGCAATTGTGCTCTTCACCACAG ATGCTTGTGGCCTCTCAGATGTGGCCCATGTGGAAAGTTTGCAGGAGAAGTCCCAGTGCGCCCTGGAGGAATATGTCCGGAGCCAGTATCCCAACCAGCCAACACGGTTTGGGAAGTTGTTACTCCGCTTGCCTTCCCTCCGCACAGTCTCTTCCTCGGTCATAGAACAATTATTTTTCGTCCGATTGGTAGGTAAAACCCCAATTGAAACTCTCATCAGGGATATGTTGCTTTCGGGGAGCAGTTTTAACTGGCCTTACATGTCAATTCAGTAA
- the nr2f2 gene encoding COUP transcription factor 2 isoform X1 yields MAMVVWRGSQDDVADTQGTLSSQTQGGLSIPTPQPGQLNLTASQVAPQTPVQGPPNNTQSTPTNQTTQQSEKQPQHIECVVCGDKSSGKHYGQFTCEGCKSFFKRSVRRNLTYTCRANRNCPIDQHHRNQCQYCRLKKCLKVGMRREVSLFTAAVQRGRVPPTQPHHGQFALTNGDPLHCHSYLSGYISLLLRAEPYPTSRYGSQCMQPNNIMGIENICELAARMLFSAVEWARNIPFFPDLQITDQVALLRLTWSELFVLNAAQCSMPLHVAPLLAAAGLHASPMSADRVVAFMDHIRIFQEQVEKLKALHVDSAEYSCLKAIVLFTTDACGLSDVAHVESLQEKSQCALEEYVRSQYPNQPTRFGKLLLRLPSLRTVSSSVIEQLFFVRLVGKTPIETLIRDMLLSGSSFNWPYMSIQ; encoded by the exons ATGGCAATGGTAGTGTGGAGAGGCTCCCAGGACGATGTGGCTGACACCCAAGGCACCCTTTCCTCGCAGACCCAAGGAGGACTATCTATACCCACCCCTCAACCAGGCCAGTTGAATCTGACAGCCTCTCAGGTCGCCCCCCAGACTCCGGTCCAAGGACCCCCGAACAACACACAGTCCACGCCGACGAACCAGACGACGCAGCAGTCGGAGAAACAGCCACAGCACATTGAATGTGTGGTCTGTGGGGATAAATCCAGTGGCAAACACTATGGCCAGTTTACTTGCGAGGGGTGCAAAAGCTTCTTCAAACGGAGCGTACGACGGAACCTCACTTACACATGCCGTGCCAACAGGAATTGTCCAATCGACCAACACCACCGCAATCAGTGTCAGTACTGCCGCCTCAAAAAATGCCTCAAAGTCGGCATGAGACGGGAAG TTTCTCTTTTTACTGCAGCCGTGCAAAGGGGACGGGTGCCACCCACACAGCCACACCACGGTCAGTTCGCCTTGACAAATGGAGACCCACTGCACTGCCATTCCTACTTATCCGGATATATCTCTCTTCTGTTGAGAGCGGAGCCCTACCCGACGTCCCGGTATGGCAGTCAGTGCATGCAACCCAACAACATAATGGGCATCGAGAACATTTGTGAACTAGCAGCCAGGATGCTCTTCAGCGCCGTGGAGTGGGCCAGGAATATTCCCTTCTTTCCAGACCTTCAGATCACCGACCAGGTGGCTCTGCTGAGGTTGACGTGGAGTGAGTTATTTGTGCTCAACGCCGCGCAGTGCTCCATGCCCCTGCATGTGGCTCCACTCCTGGCGGCGGCTGGCCTGCACGCCTCCCCCATGTCTGCGGACAGAGTGGTGGCCTTTATGGACCACATTAGGATCTTTCAAGAACAAGTGGAAAAGCTCAAAGCTTTGCACGTTGACTCTGCTGAATATAGCTGCTTAAAGGCAATTGTGCTCTTCACCACAG ATGCTTGTGGCCTCTCAGATGTGGCCCATGTGGAAAGTTTGCAGGAGAAGTCCCAGTGCGCCCTGGAGGAATATGTCCGGAGCCAGTATCCCAACCAGCCAACACGGTTTGGGAAGTTGTTACTCCGCTTGCCTTCCCTCCGCACAGTCTCTTCCTCGGTCATAGAACAATTATTTTTCGTCCGATTGGTAGGTAAAACCCCAATTGAAACTCTCATCAGGGATATGTTGCTTTCGGGGAGCAGTTTTAACTGGCCTTACATGTCAATTCAGTAA